Proteins from one Candidatus Zixiibacteriota bacterium genomic window:
- a CDS encoding chromate transporter: MMDRSELASLFFHFLVLWFLAIGGPSAILPDIHRYLVDERHLLTNAEFAELYTLAQVAPGPNVMYVTLIGWYLAGWAGVAATMIPLLVPATTLTLLVGHLNRRYPGAPILEAVRRGLPPITIGLMFSSATVLMRTVNHDWRGYLFTLLAAAVVLRKRWNPLWLLACGALAGVARLV, encoded by the coding sequence ATGATGGATCGTTCCGAGCTCGCGTCGCTGTTTTTCCACTTTCTCGTCCTCTGGTTCCTGGCGATCGGCGGTCCGTCGGCGATACTGCCGGACATCCATCGCTACCTCGTCGACGAGCGCCACCTGCTGACGAACGCCGAGTTCGCGGAGCTCTACACCCTGGCGCAGGTCGCCCCCGGCCCCAACGTCATGTACGTCACGCTCATCGGCTGGTATCTGGCGGGCTGGGCGGGCGTTGCCGCCACGATGATTCCCCTGCTCGTCCCCGCGACGACGCTCACGTTGCTCGTAGGGCATCTCAACCGCCGTTACCCCGGAGCTCCGATCCTGGAGGCCGTTCGCCGCGGATTGCCGCCGATCACGATCGGCCTGATGTTCTCGAGCGCGACCGTCCTGATGCGGACCGTCAACCACGACTGGCGCGGCTACCTTTTCACGCTCCTCGCCGCCGCGGTGGTTCTCCGCAAGCGATGGAACCCGCTCTGGCTCCTCGCCTGCGGCGCGCTCGCCGGCGTCGCCCGGCTCGTCTGA
- a CDS encoding histidine kinase dimerization/phospho-acceptor domain-containing protein: MEAEAEINAALASQVVSANPEMWRFQVEKLEEFLRQRPRKAHNETRRILDNDRQLVAESVDPLDWPVMTRSDALFDAGVTVGQIEISRSLRPLLLHAGELFVFGSSLGLGLFLIFRVVPLRLLNRALADNARFLEDLKRANGKLEAANRELARQAADLAKASKLQADFAAMIAHDLRSPLMSIAGAAEVMMDGTFGEVTAEQ, from the coding sequence ATGGAAGCAGAAGCGGAAATCAACGCGGCTCTGGCTTCGCAGGTCGTCAGCGCCAATCCCGAAATGTGGCGCTTTCAGGTTGAAAAGCTGGAGGAATTCCTCAGGCAACGCCCCCGAAAAGCCCACAACGAAACGCGGCGTATTCTCGATAACGACCGCCAGCTCGTGGCCGAAAGCGTCGATCCTCTCGACTGGCCGGTCATGACCCGTTCGGACGCACTTTTCGACGCGGGCGTAACTGTTGGCCAGATCGAAATCAGCCGTTCGCTCCGTCCGCTGCTGCTGCATGCCGGGGAACTTTTCGTTTTCGGCTCGTCGCTCGGCTTGGGGCTATTTCTAATCTTCCGCGTGGTCCCGTTACGCCTGCTCAACCGTGCGCTGGCGGACAACGCGAGGTTTCTCGAAGATCTTAAACGAGCCAATGGGAAACTGGAGGCCGCCAATAGGGAGCTGGCAAGGCAGGCCGCCGACCTTGCGAAGGCCAGCAAGCTCCAGGCGGATTTCGCCGCCATGATCGCTCATGATCTGCGCTCTCCACTGATGAGCATTGCTGGAGCTGCCGAGGTGATGATGGACGGGACGTTCGGCGAAGTTACCGCCGAACAATAG
- a CDS encoding ABC transporter substrate-binding protein, giving the protein MLRLFPLVLASIGLLFQPPRAGSQDRVRAGWAAMTASHTPLWVAQEKGFFARQGLTVEPIFFGAGPPAMQALVAGDLDIVVTSAPNVVNPRLGGADTVMVLSIIPTFIDHIIASPDIARPEQLRGKTGSVNRFGSISEMGLRLSLQRLGIDPEKDVRIVPAGGNPERLAAISKGLSQFTIMNEPFIKEAERLGFRDLVNMAALKIPLHGNGIVTREATVRSRRAVVAKFVRAITESIHYIKSDRETTKAIIGKYTRFTDPEGLERTYRNYTSVLMDVPYADPAGIRTLLDYMAPRNPRAAGADPRSFVDPSFVQEMESSGFIKQLQRK; this is encoded by the coding sequence ATGCTTCGATTGTTCCCCCTCGTCCTTGCATCGATAGGGTTGCTGTTCCAGCCGCCGCGGGCCGGCTCCCAGGACCGCGTGCGCGCCGGCTGGGCGGCGATGACGGCGTCGCATACCCCGCTCTGGGTGGCTCAGGAAAAAGGGTTCTTCGCCAGGCAAGGGCTCACGGTGGAGCCGATCTTCTTTGGCGCCGGCCCCCCCGCAATGCAGGCGCTGGTGGCGGGGGACCTCGATATCGTCGTCACCTCCGCGCCCAACGTCGTCAATCCGCGGCTCGGCGGCGCCGATACGGTGATGGTCCTCTCGATCATTCCGACGTTCATCGACCATATCATCGCCTCCCCCGACATCGCCCGACCCGAGCAGCTGCGCGGGAAGACGGGCTCCGTCAATCGATTCGGCAGCATCTCCGAAATGGGGCTCAGGCTTTCGCTCCAGCGCCTCGGCATCGACCCGGAAAAGGACGTCCGCATCGTTCCCGCCGGCGGCAACCCGGAGCGGCTGGCCGCCATCTCCAAGGGCCTGTCCCAGTTCACGATCATGAACGAGCCCTTCATCAAGGAAGCGGAGCGCCTGGGCTTTCGCGATCTCGTCAACATGGCGGCGCTGAAAATCCCCCTCCACGGGAACGGCATCGTCACCCGGGAGGCGACCGTCAGGAGCAGGCGCGCGGTGGTCGCGAAGTTCGTTCGCGCCATCACCGAGTCGATCCACTACATCAAGTCCGACAGGGAAACGACCAAGGCGATCATCGGCAAGTATACGAGGTTCACCGACCCCGAAGGTCTGGAGCGGACCTACAGAAACTATACTTCCGTGCTCATGGATGTGCCCTACGCCGATCCCGCCGGCATCAGGACGCTGCTCGACTACATGGCGCCGAGAAATCCCAGGGCGGCGGGCGCGGACCCGCGGAGCTTCGTCGACCCGAGCTTCGTGCAGGAGATGGAGTCGTCGGGGTTTATCAAGCAGCTGCAGAGGAAATGA
- a CDS encoding response regulator, which translates to MRTVTKKILIVDENPASRKSFGDYIKGLGYEVLEAGSGPEAVEKASALRPDLIMMDLRLPGMHGDEATARLKANRATQNIPVIISTAWTTACNVAGRVERALHAGAEEILYRPFQLPVLRDLLRTYLQCSYE; encoded by the coding sequence ATGCGAACCGTGACGAAGAAGATCCTCATCGTTGACGAAAACCCGGCATCCCGAAAGTCCTTCGGGGATTACATCAAAGGGCTGGGATACGAGGTCCTGGAAGCCGGCAGCGGCCCCGAAGCGGTGGAAAAGGCTTCCGCTCTCCGCCCCGACCTCATCATGATGGACCTGCGACTGCCCGGAATGCACGGCGACGAGGCCACGGCTCGCCTGAAAGCCAATCGGGCCACGCAAAACATTCCCGTCATCATCAGCACCGCATGGACCACGGCGTGCAACGTGGCCGGGCGCGTGGAGCGCGCGCTTCACGCGGGGGCCGAGGAGATCCTCTACCGGCCCTTCCAGCTGCCGGTGCTGCGTGACCTCCTGCGCACCTACCTGCAGTGCTCGTACGAATGA
- a CDS encoding transporter encodes MKGSRLILIFWVGVLLSGPAASAAEPRPIDGFSDHSFLIEEAYNQERGEVQHILKALYSKDSRRPGWSFAVEQEWWLFNEDHQLSFSIPFFRLRDEGKRQRGVGDIAVAYRYQLAEETASVPAVAPKFGLIFPTGNRNEGTGDGVVGYEWSLAASKKVASRWAVHANLGLTYLPKVRARLDDPRRLSPKRSLVSYDIGASTVLALSSNIHLLLEWVGELEQGIDDRGKKERDFKAILSPGIRAAIVNQERLQTVVGIGIPVGVSRAADKIGALLYLSVEHKLF; translated from the coding sequence ATGAAGGGAAGCAGGTTGATCCTGATTTTCTGGGTCGGCGTTTTATTGTCCGGCCCGGCGGCTTCAGCCGCCGAGCCTCGCCCGATCGACGGATTTTCGGATCACAGCTTCCTGATCGAAGAGGCCTACAACCAGGAACGGGGCGAGGTGCAGCACATCCTCAAGGCTCTTTACAGCAAGGACTCCCGCCGCCCGGGGTGGTCGTTCGCCGTCGAGCAGGAATGGTGGCTCTTTAACGAAGACCATCAGCTGAGTTTCAGTATCCCGTTCTTTCGTCTTCGGGACGAAGGGAAAAGGCAGCGCGGCGTCGGAGACATTGCGGTCGCTTACCGCTACCAGCTCGCGGAAGAGACCGCCAGCGTTCCTGCGGTTGCGCCGAAGTTCGGACTCATCTTTCCTACGGGAAATCGAAACGAGGGAACCGGCGACGGGGTCGTCGGCTACGAGTGGAGCCTGGCGGCCAGCAAGAAGGTGGCTTCGCGTTGGGCCGTCCACGCCAATCTCGGGCTGACCTATCTTCCCAAGGTCAGAGCTCGCCTGGACGATCCTCGAAGGCTCTCGCCGAAGCGATCTTTGGTTTCCTACGATATCGGTGCCAGCACCGTCCTCGCGCTTTCGTCGAACATCCACCTGCTGCTCGAATGGGTCGGAGAGCTCGAACAGGGAATCGACGATCGAGGCAAGAAGGAGCGCGATTTCAAAGCAATCCTCTCTCCGGGCATTCGCGCGGCGATCGTCAATCAGGAGCGGCTGCAAACGGTCGTCGGCATCGGAATTCCGGTCGGGGTTTCCAGGGCCGCCGACAAGATCGGCGCGCTCCTGTACCTTTCAGTCGAGCACAAACTTTTCTAG
- a CDS encoding sulfite exporter TauE/SafE family protein: MDRFLEFLVRGTDLSFGGFFLLCGVSFLGSLIAGALGLGGGVLVLATMANLLSPAVLIPIHGVVQLASNLSRAVLSWRQTLISIVAPFFVGSMIGAALGAHLVVSLPKYLLQIVIALFILASTWAPALQSTSTGRVKFFLVGIVTTLVTMFVGGTGVLVGAFVAPACRERHQFVSTHAVVMTIQHGLKIGAFALLGFAFGPYVPLLAGLVLFSFLGSYAGKLALNRLPEQLFRAALKATLTVLSLQLLYTAAIQLAAR; this comes from the coding sequence GTGGATCGCTTTCTCGAATTCCTGGTCCGGGGCACGGATCTTTCGTTCGGCGGCTTTTTCCTTCTCTGCGGGGTCTCTTTCCTGGGAAGCCTGATCGCCGGGGCTCTCGGTCTCGGCGGAGGAGTCCTGGTGCTCGCCACCATGGCGAATCTGCTGTCGCCCGCAGTCCTGATCCCGATCCACGGCGTGGTGCAGCTCGCCTCGAACCTGAGCCGCGCCGTCCTGAGCTGGCGTCAAACCTTGATTTCCATAGTGGCGCCGTTCTTCGTTGGCTCGATGATCGGCGCCGCCCTGGGCGCTCATCTCGTCGTTTCCCTGCCGAAATACCTCCTCCAGATCGTGATCGCGCTTTTCATCCTGGCCTCGACCTGGGCTCCCGCGCTTCAGAGCACTTCCACCGGCAGGGTGAAATTTTTCCTGGTCGGCATCGTCACCACCCTGGTCACGATGTTCGTGGGCGGCACAGGCGTGCTGGTCGGCGCCTTCGTCGCTCCCGCGTGTCGAGAGCGGCATCAGTTCGTCAGCACGCATGCCGTCGTCATGACCATCCAGCACGGCCTGAAGATCGGAGCCTTCGCGTTGCTCGGCTTCGCCTTCGGCCCCTACGTCCCGCTCCTCGCCGGTCTGGTTTTGTTCAGCTTCCTCGGAAGCTACGCCGGAAAGCTGGCGCTGAATCGGCTGCCCGAGCAGCTGTTCCGCGCGGCTTTAAAGGCGACGCTGACCGTGCTGAGCCTGCAACTGCTCTACACCGCGGCGATCCAGCTCGCGGCACGATAG
- a CDS encoding ornithine cyclodeaminase family protein translates to MNPLLILPGDLRGIVPMEQAIEAVRTGFREWGENPQLNAPRRRIHIPTGVRVSVHQGGVPAAHATGLMTHCEWVKPMADHQEYPRLNHPVTVLYDSAEGELKALIVGEITCAELPDNVAVTGLRTAATSAVGTDLLARHDARRLGIFGSAGQAKNHLVALTKVRRIDEVKVYSRTPENCRKFADQMGPLLNIDITPVPTPREAVRGVDIVLCATNSSVPVFDGDWLEPGQHVTTIVGSNVGLVKGGFAPAKRREIDDATLARSHVHGIVSIQQAVQDEQADIYDPVQRGVIRWDQLIEIGEILAGKKDGRSRPDQITFYKNNAGQGVADVALGALVYERAKEKGLGRVLET, encoded by the coding sequence ATGAACCCGCTTTTGATCCTGCCCGGCGATCTGAGGGGCATCGTCCCCATGGAACAGGCCATCGAGGCCGTCCGTACTGGCTTTCGCGAATGGGGCGAAAACCCGCAGCTCAACGCGCCGCGCCGCCGCATCCATATCCCCACCGGCGTGCGCGTGAGCGTTCATCAGGGAGGCGTCCCGGCGGCGCATGCCACGGGACTCATGACCCACTGCGAGTGGGTCAAACCGATGGCCGACCACCAGGAGTATCCGCGGCTGAATCACCCCGTGACCGTGCTCTACGACTCCGCCGAGGGCGAGCTGAAGGCGTTGATCGTCGGCGAGATCACCTGCGCGGAGCTGCCGGACAACGTTGCGGTGACCGGGCTGCGCACCGCCGCGACCAGCGCGGTCGGCACCGACCTGCTCGCGCGCCACGACGCCCGGCGCCTGGGAATCTTCGGTTCCGCCGGGCAGGCGAAGAATCACCTCGTGGCCCTGACGAAGGTGAGGAGAATCGACGAGGTCAAGGTCTACAGCCGCACGCCCGAGAACTGCCGCAAATTCGCCGACCAGATGGGGCCGCTCCTGAACATCGACATCACGCCCGTCCCGACTCCGCGCGAGGCGGTGCGCGGCGTCGACATCGTCCTCTGCGCGACCAACTCCAGCGTGCCGGTTTTCGACGGCGACTGGCTCGAGCCCGGCCAGCACGTGACCACGATCGTCGGCAGCAACGTCGGACTGGTCAAAGGCGGTTTTGCGCCGGCCAAGCGGCGCGAGATCGACGACGCCACGCTCGCGCGCAGCCATGTTCACGGCATCGTCTCGATTCAGCAGGCGGTCCAGGACGAGCAGGCCGACATTTACGATCCCGTGCAGCGCGGCGTGATCCGCTGGGACCAGTTGATCGAGATCGGCGAGATTCTCGCCGGCAAGAAGGACGGGCGCAGCAGGCCCGATCAGATCACGTTCTACAAGAACAACGCCGGACAGGGCGTGGCCGACGTCGCGCTGGGCGCGCTGGTTTACGAAAGGGCGAAGGAAAAAGGGCTCGGGCGGGTCCTCGAGACCTGA
- a CDS encoding carbon-nitrogen hydrolase family protein, with protein sequence MIVALAQVRSSTDKAANLRLARELIGEAKSKGASLVVFPEFLMAFSPAGQSAEELCALAEPLHGPFVSSLGEAAVRTGISIVATLYESAPARKSSRVYDTAVWIEPSGNLAAAYRKVHLYDAFGFKESDKFAPGDELASPVRAGGAAFGMMICYDLRFPEVARLLALKGADALAAPSGWVQGDLKLEHWRTMIRARALENGCYVIAPDQVGNIYIGHSMVADPLGRTLLDMDEREGVEIVELDLSLITEVRNQLPLLANRRPDVYDRMKGNE encoded by the coding sequence ATGATCGTCGCCCTCGCCCAGGTAAGGTCCTCGACGGACAAAGCGGCCAACCTCCGCCTCGCGCGGGAGCTCATCGGCGAGGCGAAGAGCAAAGGCGCGTCGCTCGTCGTCTTCCCCGAGTTCCTCATGGCCTTTTCGCCCGCGGGCCAGTCCGCGGAGGAGCTCTGCGCTCTGGCGGAGCCGCTGCACGGCCCGTTCGTCTCGTCCCTCGGCGAGGCCGCCGTCCGAACGGGGATCTCGATCGTCGCGACCCTCTACGAATCCGCGCCGGCGCGCAAGTCCTCCCGCGTCTACGACACCGCCGTCTGGATCGAACCTTCGGGAAACCTCGCGGCGGCCTACAGAAAGGTCCACCTCTACGACGCCTTCGGCTTCAAGGAATCGGACAAGTTCGCTCCGGGCGATGAGCTGGCTTCTCCGGTTCGAGCCGGCGGGGCGGCCTTCGGCATGATGATCTGCTACGACCTGCGCTTTCCCGAGGTGGCCCGGCTGCTCGCCCTGAAGGGCGCCGACGCGCTCGCCGCCCCGTCGGGCTGGGTCCAGGGAGACCTCAAGCTGGAGCACTGGCGGACGATGATCCGCGCGCGGGCGCTCGAGAACGGCTGCTACGTAATAGCTCCCGATCAGGTGGGCAACATCTATATCGGCCACAGCATGGTGGCCGACCCTCTCGGCCGCACCCTGCTCGACATGGACGAGCGCGAGGGAGTCGAGATCGTCGAGCTCGACCTCTCCCTGATCACGGAAGTCCGCAACCAGCTTCCCCTGCTCGCGAACCGCAGGCCGGACGTCTACGATCGAATGAAGGGAAACGAATAG
- a CDS encoding VOC family protein — protein MSIRGFDHVAIPIQNVEEMLAFYRALGFAVNGRGPRYSVHFGDQKINFHGPEVWQGGRFTLRGPTARPGCGDFCFVWDGGVQSLREMLSRAGARIIEGPVERMGGRGGGAQKGTSFYVRDPDANLLEFIVYPE, from the coding sequence ATGAGCATCCGCGGATTCGACCACGTCGCCATTCCGATTCAGAACGTCGAAGAGATGCTTGCCTTTTACCGGGCGCTGGGGTTCGCGGTGAACGGCAGGGGCCCGCGCTATTCGGTTCACTTCGGCGACCAGAAGATCAACTTCCACGGCCCCGAGGTGTGGCAGGGCGGCCGCTTTACGCTGCGCGGCCCGACCGCGAGGCCCGGCTGCGGCGATTTTTGTTTCGTCTGGGACGGCGGCGTCCAATCCCTGCGCGAGATGCTTTCGCGGGCGGGCGCCAGGATCATCGAAGGCCCCGTCGAACGGATGGGCGGCCGCGGCGGCGGTGCCCAGAAGGGGACGAGCTTCTACGTCCGCGACCCCGACGCCAACCTGCTCGAGTTCATCGTCTATCCCGAATGA
- the amrS gene encoding AmmeMemoRadiSam system radical SAM enzyme, with the protein METEPFDPRWVAETKYWHRLPDGRVQCDVCPRFCKMNDGQRGFCFVRANRGGAVVLTTYGRSSGFCVDPIEKKPLNHYLPGTAILSFGTAGCNLACRFCQNWDISKSREWDTLADAAAPRTIARAALELGCRSVAFTYNDPVIFMEYAIDVAQACREVGLRSVAVTAGYMTPEPRREFYSYMDAANVDLKGFTEDFYRTVCGGRLEPVLDTLVYIRHETRVWLEITTLLIPGYNDSEAEIDRMTRWGFDHLGPDVPWHFTAFHPDWKMLDVPPTPAATLSRARRIAMDNGIRYAYTGNVYDEEGGSTYCHGCGARLIGRDLYEITAWGLDAGGRCRQCGAPCAGVFEARPGTWGARRRPVRLADFPA; encoded by the coding sequence ATGGAGACGGAGCCGTTCGATCCGCGGTGGGTCGCGGAGACCAAATACTGGCACAGGCTTCCCGACGGACGGGTGCAGTGCGACGTCTGCCCCCGGTTCTGCAAGATGAACGATGGCCAGCGGGGGTTTTGCTTCGTTCGCGCCAACCGCGGGGGCGCCGTGGTGCTTACGACCTACGGTCGATCGAGCGGCTTCTGCGTCGATCCGATCGAGAAGAAACCGCTCAACCACTACCTGCCCGGCACGGCGATCCTCTCCTTCGGCACCGCCGGATGCAATCTCGCCTGCCGGTTCTGCCAGAACTGGGACATCAGCAAGTCGCGGGAGTGGGACACGCTGGCGGATGCGGCGGCGCCCCGAACCATCGCGCGGGCGGCGCTGGAGCTGGGTTGCCGCAGCGTGGCGTTCACTTACAACGATCCGGTCATCTTCATGGAGTACGCGATCGACGTGGCGCAGGCCTGCCGTGAGGTCGGCCTCAGGTCCGTTGCGGTGACCGCCGGCTACATGACGCCGGAGCCGCGTCGTGAATTTTACAGCTACATGGACGCCGCCAACGTCGATTTGAAGGGCTTCACGGAGGATTTCTACCGCACGGTCTGCGGCGGCCGTCTGGAGCCCGTCCTCGACACCCTGGTGTACATCAGGCACGAGACACGCGTGTGGCTCGAGATCACCACGCTCCTGATTCCCGGGTACAACGATTCGGAGGCGGAGATCGACCGGATGACCCGCTGGGGCTTCGACCATCTCGGACCGGACGTGCCGTGGCACTTCACCGCTTTCCATCCCGACTGGAAGATGCTCGACGTGCCGCCGACGCCTGCAGCCACGCTGTCGCGAGCGCGCAGGATCGCGATGGACAACGGGATCCGCTACGCCTACACCGGCAATGTCTACGACGAGGAAGGCGGCAGCACGTACTGCCACGGTTGCGGGGCCAGGCTGATCGGGCGAGACCTGTACGAGATCACGGCGTGGGGTCTGGACGCCGGCGGCCGCTGCCGCCAATGCGGCGCTCCCTGCGCCGGCGTCTTCGAGGCCCGCCCGGGAACCTGGGGAGCGCGGCGGCGACCGGTCCGCCTGGCAGATTTTCCCGCCTGA
- a CDS encoding DUF4168 domain-containing protein has product MGIMPGAAVAAIFTFFLFSVPCVGLAAEESEKPQASVSDNELRVFARVYVEVEKIRRTYEPRLKDARNTEEAKKIQDEAASQMQRALSRGGLTAEEYNRIFAIARADEGLRNKLLNMISEERGKS; this is encoded by the coding sequence ATGGGGATTATGCCCGGCGCGGCCGTGGCCGCGATCTTTACGTTCTTCCTTTTTTCCGTTCCGTGCGTCGGGCTCGCCGCCGAAGAGTCCGAAAAGCCGCAGGCGAGCGTGAGCGACAACGAGCTCAGGGTGTTCGCCAGGGTTTACGTCGAGGTCGAAAAAATTCGCCGGACGTACGAGCCTCGGCTCAAGGACGCCAGGAACACGGAGGAAGCGAAGAAGATCCAAGACGAAGCCGCTTCGCAGATGCAAAGGGCCCTCAGCAGGGGCGGCCTCACCGCCGAGGAGTACAACAGGATTTTCGCGATCGCGCGGGCAGACGAAGGTCTGCGAAACAAGCTTCTCAACATGATCAGCGAGGAAAGAGGAAAGTCCTAG
- a CDS encoding chromate transporter: MTREEDQKRVGCPALFLAFSSVSLSGFGGVLFWARRVLVERRRWLTEQEFLDVLALGQLLPGPNVLNVAVLVGYRFGGWRGAACAVGGFLGWPCLVVIAMGMLYQHYGALPQVQRALAGMSSVAAGLLLATVIRLAVVLPRRLRPWLFGVLAFAGVGVLRWPLLWVIGVLAPLAVAAAWKESR; encoded by the coding sequence ATGACTCGAGAAGAAGACCAAAAGCGCGTCGGTTGTCCTGCGCTGTTTCTCGCCTTTTCTTCGGTGAGCCTCTCCGGTTTCGGGGGCGTTTTGTTCTGGGCGCGGCGGGTGCTGGTGGAGCGCCGTCGCTGGCTCACCGAGCAGGAATTTCTGGACGTCCTCGCGCTGGGACAGCTTCTGCCCGGGCCAAACGTACTCAACGTCGCGGTTCTCGTCGGCTACCGCTTCGGCGGATGGCGGGGCGCCGCCTGCGCGGTCGGCGGGTTTCTGGGATGGCCGTGCCTCGTGGTCATCGCCATGGGCATGCTCTATCAGCACTACGGCGCTCTGCCGCAGGTGCAGCGCGCGCTCGCCGGCATGTCGAGCGTCGCCGCGGGCTTGCTCCTCGCCACCGTGATCAGGTTGGCGGTCGTTTTGCCGCGGCGCCTTCGCCCCTGGCTGTTCGGCGTCCTGGCGTTCGCCGGCGTGGGCGTCCTGCGCTGGCCGCTTCTCTGGGTTATCGGCGTTCTCGCGCCTCTCGCGGTCGCCGCGGCGTGGAAGGAAAGCCGATGA
- a CDS encoding cupin domain-containing protein translates to MAFQVRRVVTGHDASGRAVVKIDEICKNRVSNRPGATAYVVWTTESFPVDNTGEADQALRTVGTTLKNGTVFRVIEFVPGVAPRNHRTDSIDYAVVLSGEIDMELDDSTVHLKAGDVLVQRGTIHNWVNRGAEPCVIAFVLIDAKPVEAGGRILHAVG, encoded by the coding sequence ATGGCTTTTCAGGTACGAAGGGTGGTCACCGGCCATGATGCAAGCGGGCGCGCGGTGGTGAAAATCGACGAAATCTGCAAGAACAGGGTGTCCAATCGTCCCGGAGCGACCGCCTACGTGGTCTGGACCACCGAGTCCTTCCCCGTCGATAATACGGGCGAGGCTGATCAGGCGCTGAGGACGGTGGGCACGACGCTGAAGAACGGAACCGTCTTCCGCGTGATCGAGTTCGTGCCCGGCGTCGCCCCGCGCAACCATAGAACCGATTCGATCGACTACGCCGTCGTCCTGTCCGGCGAGATCGACATGGAGCTCGACGATTCGACCGTCCACCTGAAGGCGGGAGACGTGCTCGTCCAGCGCGGGACCATCCACAACTGGGTCAATCGCGGCGCCGAGCCATGCGTCATCGCCTTCGTCCTGATCGACGCCAAGCCCGTGGAGGCCGGCGGCAGGATCCTGCACGCCGTCGGTTGA
- a CDS encoding MFS transporter produces the protein MWHSVPLTLFWFVYLGSLGIFYPYFSLYLRENAGLSGTEVGLVLAISPLVGMLAQPFWGLVADRTGARARMLALLTMATALGYLGVGAARGFWPIVAATAGLALAGTAVFPMVTSVSFAILRDAGRHAFGRVRVWGTIGYFIMIVVFPRLLAGHGAPVQENGSVSQPGLGLMFPVTAALVFAAAIIAFFLPAKGAVALRAGRGDWRQLARNRAFLRFLLFSLCAHFLMHGPMWLFPLFVRARGGDLETIRNMWILMLVLEIPLVLLTGSGLKRLGARGLLAVGVSVGGARWFLCSVTTDGTLLHAVQALHGVIVVGLNLGSPLYLDVIAPERLRSTAQGVLSMVGGGVAATASNFFAGWLVDRAGIDWLYFTFGLGSLALGLLARWILPHPQRRPEELPPAGPLAADPAVF, from the coding sequence ATGTGGCACTCCGTTCCGCTGACGCTCTTCTGGTTCGTTTATCTCGGCTCCCTGGGAATCTTCTATCCCTACTTCAGCCTCTACCTGCGCGAGAACGCCGGCCTCTCCGGGACGGAGGTGGGGCTGGTTCTGGCGATCTCCCCTCTGGTCGGAATGCTCGCCCAGCCGTTCTGGGGCCTGGTCGCCGACCGGACCGGAGCGCGGGCGCGGATGCTCGCGCTCCTGACCATGGCGACGGCGCTCGGCTATCTCGGCGTCGGCGCCGCGCGCGGATTCTGGCCGATCGTCGCCGCGACGGCTGGCCTGGCCCTGGCCGGGACCGCGGTGTTTCCGATGGTGACCTCGGTGAGCTTCGCGATTCTCCGCGACGCGGGGCGCCATGCGTTCGGCCGGGTGCGGGTATGGGGCACGATCGGCTATTTCATCATGATCGTCGTGTTTCCCCGGCTCCTTGCGGGCCACGGCGCGCCGGTCCAGGAAAACGGCTCGGTCTCCCAGCCGGGCCTCGGGCTGATGTTCCCCGTTACGGCCGCCCTGGTCTTTGCCGCCGCGATCATTGCCTTTTTCCTGCCGGCGAAGGGCGCCGTCGCGCTGCGCGCCGGACGCGGCGACTGGCGACAGCTCGCGCGCAATCGCGCTTTTCTGAGATTCCTGCTGTTTTCCCTCTGCGCCCACTTTCTGATGCACGGACCGATGTGGCTGTTTCCGCTCTTCGTCCGGGCCCGCGGCGGCGACCTCGAAACCATCCGCAACATGTGGATCCTCATGCTCGTGCTCGAGATTCCGCTCGTGCTCCTCACCGGCAGCGGGCTCAAGCGGCTCGGAGCGCGCGGTCTTCTCGCCGTGGGGGTTTCCGTCGGCGGTGCGCGCTGGTTTCTCTGCTCCGTCACGACCGACGGCACGCTGCTCCACGCCGTCCAGGCGCTCCACGGCGTGATCGTCGTCGGGCTCAACCTCGGCAGCCCGCTCTACCTCGACGTCATCGCGCCGGAAAGGCTGCGCTCCACGGCTCAAGGAGTGCTCTCGATGGTCGGCGGCGGCGTCGCCGCGACGGCTTCCAATTTCTTTGCCGGATGGCTGGTGGACAGGGCGGGGATCGACTGGCTCTATTTTACCTTCGGCCTCGGCTCCCTCGCCCTGGGCCTGCTGGCCCGCTGGATTCTGCCGCACCCGCAGCGCCGCCCCGAGGAGCTCCCGCCCGCCGGCCCCCTCGCCGCCGACCCCGCGGTCTTTTGA